The DNA region GCCTAGCACTAGATGGGCGAGATGGTCGCGTGTGGAAGGATGCTCGTGTGATGGGCCCGAGGCGGGGCTGAGACAGCGTGTTGGAGTGCTCAATCTCCGCGTGTCCCAATTGTTTTGATGGGAGCTGGGGCGTGGCTGAGACTATTGCATGGCTACAGCGGGGCTGTGAGGAATGCTGGAGTTGTCTCGGCAGGGCTATGTTGCAAGAGGTTGGTTCGTCTCTTTGTGGCGCCAGTGTGAAGAGCGATTCGGTACCCGGTAGATGCTGCGACAGCCGACGCGGGAAGCTGTGGAGGCGATCGACCCTGTGAGGGAGCGTTTCCACGTGAGCGAGATCTTCCACTCCATCCAGGGCGAGGGGAGCCGGTCGGGAATGCCCTGTGTCTTCGTGCGCCTGCAGGGATGCAAACTGCGCTGCGTGTGGTGCGACACGCCGTATGCACTGGACCGACGCGACGGAGGACAGTGGATGACGGGGGAAGAGATTCTGCGGAGTGTGCAGGCTTACGGGTGCCGTTTCGTAGAGTTCACCGGCGGCGAGCCGCTGGAACAGTGGGGGAGCTTTGGGCTAATGCGGCTGCTGTGCGACGAAGGCTACACTGTCGCCGTTGAGACAGGTGGGCACATCAGCATTGAACCACTGGATGAGCGAGTCATTGGGATTGTTGATGTCAAGTGCCCGTCCTCGCGTATGACGCCGTTGATGTACTGGCGTAACTTGGAGCTGCTGCGCCCACACGATGAGGTGAAGTTCGTCATCGCTGACCGGCAGGACTACGAATTCGCCCGCCAGGTAATCGAACAATATCGCCTGCCAGAGCGGACGGCAGCTGTGCTCTTCTCGCCAGCTTTTGGACTGATCTCTCCGCGGCAGTTGGCTGAATGGATTCTGCAGGACCGGCTGCCGGTGCGGCTACAGTTGCAGCTCCACAAGTACATCTGGGACCCGCACCAGCGAGGGGTATGAAGCAGTCTGGGTTCATCCCAATCGGTGATGTGCTAGTGCAGAGCTCGATTGCGGGGCTGCCGTTTGCCTGCGATGTAGAGCGCTGCCGTGGTGCTTGCTGCACAGTGTCGGGGTCTTTGGGAGCTCCGCTACTGGAGGAAGAGGTGCCGATAGTAGAATCGCTCGTCCCTCTGCTACTGCCGCGCCTGCCAGCGGAGACACAGCGGGTGCTCCAGGAAAGCGGGGCGGTGGTGCGGCAAGAGGGACAGTTCTACACCCGCTGCGTTGGGGAGGGCGCGTGCGTCTTCGTAGTGTGGGAGCGAGGAATTGCTCGCTGCGCCATAGAGCAGGCCTACGAGGAAGGCCTCAGCTCGTTTCGGAAGCCCCTCTCATGCCACCTCTTTCCGCTCCGCTTACGTCAGCGCCATGGTCAGCGCTACTTGGTGGCTGAACCTTTCGAGGAGTGTGCTCCAGCGTACGATCACGGGCGCCGTTGCGGTACGACAGTTGTGGTGTCGGTGGCGGAGGCGCTGGAGCGGGCCTTTGGGAGAGAGTGGTGTGAGCGGCTACGGCAGGTGCTTGTGGAGGCGGCTGCGTCATGATTGGGCAACGGCTCTCGCTGCGGGCACGGCTGACGCTCTGGTATGGGGCTGTCGTCGCCGCTGTCTTGATAGGGTTCGGGCTGTTCTGGTACTGGAGTGTACGGCAGGAGCTCTACAGCAGTCTGCGCCATTCGTTGGAGCAGGTGGCCCGTTCAGTGGGGGTGCTGCTGGAGCGTGCTGAAGAGCAAGCGGGGCGGCGGCTCCGGCCTCCACGCCACGGGCGACTGCTGCCGTTGTGGGAGCAGATGCTCTTTGCCCGTCCGGTGCGCCGCTTCGTGGGTCCGCTCCCAAGCGATACGCTGATGGGCGCGGAGAGCCAGGTCTGGGGTGCCATCTACCAGTACGTCCTCCTCAACCCCCGCAGCTACGTTCTCCAAGTGGCCGACACCGCCGGACGCATCCTCTGGCGTTCGGAGAACCTTCTGGGAGACAGCCTTCCCGTACTGGCGGGGATGACCGTTGGGGAACAGCAGTATCGCCACTTTGCGCTCAGAGGTGAGCCTGTGGAACTCTTGGTCCATCACACTCGCCTGGCGCAGATCGCCGTGGGGTATAGCGTCCGCGAGATTGAGTCAGTCCTCCAGCGGCTGGCAGTGACGCTCCTTTGGGCATTGCCGTTGGTGCTTTCAGTCTCGGCCTTTGGGGGATGGCTCCTGGCTCGAGCGTCGCTGCGGCCAGTGGAGCAGATGCGGCGGACGGCAGAGAGTATCACGGCTCGGAATCTGAGTCTACGAATCCCAGAGCCGCCAACGAAGGATGAGTTAGCCCACCTGGCGCGAACGCTCAACCAGATGATTGCGCGCCTGGAGGCCTCCTTTGCCCAAATCCGACAGTTCACAGCCGACGTGTCGCATGAGCTCCGGACTCCGCTGACCATCCTCATCGGCGAGTTAGAGCTGGCACTGCGGTCGCGGAAGAGGCCAGAGGAGTACGAGCGAGTGCTCTCCAGCGTGCTGGAGGAGGTGTTGCGGCTGCACCGGATTGTGGAGACACTCCTGGAGCTGGCCCGTGCTGAAAGCGGGCAGGTGCAGTTGGAGCGCCGTCGTGTGGACCTAGGAGCCATCGTCCGCGAGATCGCAGAGGACATCGAGCCGCTAGCACGCGATCGTGGACTCTCAATTGCAACGGAGGTGGCGCAGGAGTGCTACGTGTTCGGCGATGCACTCCGTCTGCGCCAGGCCGTGTTGAACGTCGTAGACAACGCACTGAAGTATACACCGGCCGGGGGACGCGTGACGTTGCGGGTGGCTTCGGAGGCTGAGACCGTCGTGGCTGAAGTGGCTGACACGGGCATCGGCATACCAGAGGAGGAGCTGCCGCAAATCTTCGAGCGCTTCTACCGAGTGGAGAAGTCGCGGACCCGCAGTCATAGCAGTGATGGGGTTGGATTGGGCTTGGCGATTGTGCGCTGGATCGTTGAGGCCCATGGGGGGACGGTAGAGGTAGAGAGCGCTGTCGGACAAGGGACGCGGTTTCGGTTCCGGTTCCCTCGTTATGAGGGGCAGGATGCAGGCCAGTAGGGGATGGCAGCCGCTGTGGGGTTCTCTCCGCTGGCTTGTTTGGATTGGGGATACCGTGGGGCAGCGCCTGGCGCAGCAGCACCTCTTCCTGCTGGCAGCAGGAATTGCTTTCAACGCCGCCCTCTGCTTCATTCCGCTAGGGATGGTCGCGTTGTGGCTATTCGCTGGATTCGTGAAGCCTGAGGTTGTGGAGGAGGCGTTCAACCGCGTCCTCGTACTGCCTTGGATGCCTTCGGCCCGGCTCCAGAGTCTGATGGAGTCGGTCGTGGAACAGCTTGAGGTCTTCGTCCAGCGACGTGCAGCGGTGGGCGTCTTCGGGATAGTCGCGTTGCTGTGGACAGCTTCCGCGCTCCTGCAGTCCCTGCGAACTGGGCTCCATGCGGCCTTGAGACTCCCGCCGAAGCCGCAGCGAGCATTAGGGCTCTGGAGCCGGCTCCGAGACATGTTGCTGACGGTTGTCCTCTTGCTGTTGAGCCTCCTGCTGTCGGCGGTCTTGGTCGGTTGGGGGATGGTGATTGCCTGGGGAGCAGAGCTACTGCCGCCACAGTGGTACGAGGTCGTGCAGGGAGCCTGGAGTGCAGCCACCTCTGTGCTGCTGGAAGCGCTGCTCTTCTGGTTTGTCTTCCGCTTCGTTCCAACACCTGCTCCGCCGGGCCGTGTCATCTGGAGGGCCATGCTCGTGGCCGTTGTGATGACCGAGCTCCTGCGGGTAGGCTACGGGTGGTATCTGGAGAACTTGGCCCCGTGGGGGTGGATTTACGGGGCGTATGCGGCACTGGTGTCGCTCGTAGTGTGGGCGTACGCTATCGCGTTCGTGATGCTGTTTGCGGCAGTCGTGGCTTCGGTGCTCGTGGAGGGGAGATGAAGAGTTTCGGAGGCTTCTGGCAGCGGCGCGGTTGGGGATTAGCGCTGTGGTGGACGGGTATCAGCAGTGTAGCAGCCGTTGCGGGCACTTGGAGTGGATGGGCATCCTTTGCGTTGATTGGGGTGGGCTTAGCAGGGTCTGGGATACTGCTCCGAGTATGGCAGCGCCGCTTCCAGCAGGAGGTTACCCTTTGGGCATACGAAGTGGCCGAGCGCTTACAGCGGCTCAGCTCTGGGATCTTCTCAGTGCGCTTCCTCGGGGCGGAGTTCCCAGCGGAAATACGTCTGCTTGCAGAGCGACTCAGTGGACTGGCAGAGGCCGTAGAGACAGAGTTGGGACGGGTACGGAAGTTAGAGCGGGTCCGGAGCGACTTCCTTGGGAACGTCTCCCACGAGCTCCGGAATCCGCTCTTCGCACTCCGAGGGTACTTGGAGACGTTAGCAGAGGCTCCACCTGAAGATGCTACAACAGTCCACCAATTCGCTCAGAAGGCGCTGCAGTACGCCCAGCGGCTGGAGAATCTCTTGGCACGCCTGATGGAGATCTCCCAGATTGAGACTGGGGCTGTGCGGATGCGCCTGCGGACCTTCTCAGTGACGGAGTTGGCCAAGGAGGTGGTGGAGATGTTCGCGGAGCAGGCGACCCAGCGCCAGGTCCAGCTCCACGTAGAGGCACCATCAGAGCCGGTCGAGGTCGTTGCAGATCGAGATCGGATCGAGCAGGTGTTGAGCAACCTAGTGGAGAACGCCATCAAGTACAACCGTCCTGGAGGCTCAGTCCACGTGCGAATCCGCCCCGAAGGCAAACGGGTGCGGGTAGAGGTTGCGGATACCGGGATTGGGATTCCGCCGGAGCATCAGGAGCGAGTCTTCGAGCGCTTCTACCGGGTGCGGCATGCTGAAGCCTCGGCGGTAGAGGGGAGCGGACTTGGCTTGGCAATCGTCAAGCACATCCTGGAAGCCCACCAGGCACCGTACGAGCTGGAGAGCCAGCCTGGGGTAGGGACGACGGTGCGCTTCTGGCTGCGAAGCTGAGTGGTGTTGCTGTAGCGTTCTCAAGCCCCGGTAGGTTTTTCCCTAAGTTTGCGCCTTGCTGCAGGGCTCAGTTAGGATGGAACATCACCCACGGAAGGCACGGCAGCGAGCGGTGGCAATCCTCTTCGGTGCAGTCCTTGTAAACCTCATCGGTTTCGGCATCATCATCCCGCTCCTGCCGTTCTACGGGCAGCGCTTTGGTGCATCAGAGCTGGAAATCGGAGCGCTCTTCGCCAGCTTTTCTATAGCGCAGGTATTGAGCTCGCCGCTGTGGGGTGCACTCTCGGACCGTTACGGTAGGAAGCCTTTCCTCTTCCTGGCCCTCGTGGGGGCAGCGGTTGGGTATGTCATCATGGCTCTAGCACCCTCACTGGAGTGGCTCTTCGTTGCTCGTCTGGTTGATGGTGCCTTCGGTGGGATCATCACTACCGTTCGGGCATACCTGGCCGATGTCTTGGAAGAAAGCGAGCGTGCTCGCGGGTTCGGACTGATCGGAGCTGCGTTTGGGATTGGCTTCGTCGTAGGGCCATTGCTGGGGTCCGCGTTAGCAGCGTGGGGGCTATCGGCACCGGCGTGGGCCGCTGCCGCACTCAGTTTCATTGCTGCGCTGTGGGTTGCTATGGGATTGCCTGAGCCAGCGCGCCATCGGACCCGGTCTGTAGGCTCGTTTGGAGAGGGTTTTCGGAGGCTGTGGGGCCACCAGATGGTGCGCCCGTTTCTGCTCTTCGACTTCCTCCTCTGGAGCTCCCAGGCAGTCTACCAGACTAGCTTTGCCCTCTTGGTGCATCGCCGCTTCGGACTCACGGAACAGCATGTGGGGTACTTGGTGGCCTTCGCCGGTGCCTTGGGAGTTCTGACGCAGGTGGCCATTGTCGGGCCGGTTGCCCGCCGACTGGGGGATGGGAACGCTTTCTGGGTAGGGTCTCTCCTGGCAGCAGTAGGGCTGGGTACAGCAGTGCTGGCGCCATCAGTCCCGCTCTTCATGCTCTGCGTCGTTCCAGCAGCATTGGGATCGGGGATGGCAATCCCAACGCTGCTTAGCGTGCTGAGCCGTGTCACGCCATCGGCTTACCAGGGCAGCCTCCAAGGGGTGACGACATCACTGGAGGGCTTAGCGCGGATCCTCGGCCCGCTGTGGGGGAACGGTAGCATGGCACTTTCTCCGCTACTCTCCTTCGGCTCTGCGGCGGTAGTGCTCGCTGCCGTTGGGCTTGCCGCTATCCCGTATGTGCAACGCTTGCCCCAAGTCCATGAAAGTTCGCAGGGCTCTGCTGAGCGCATGGCGGAAAGATGAGCTCGTAGAGTTTGCTCGCCAGCTCTCCCAGCTTGGGGTAGAGCTGCTGGCTTCCGATGGTACAGCCCAGGTGCTGAGATCGGCTGGAATCCCCGTGCAAGCCGTCTCTGAGCTGACGGGCTTCCCGCCTATCTTGGACGGGCGGGTGAAGACGTTGCATCCACTCATCCACGCTGCTCTACTGGCGCGGCGTGATGTGCCGGAACACATGGAGCAGCTCCGACGCTTTGGCGTGGAGCCTATAGACCTGGTGGCGGTGGATTTCTACCCGTTCGAACAGGCTCTCGACAGTTCAGAGCTGGACGCTGGGATGCTGGAGCTAATCGATATTGGTGGTCCGGCATTAGTGCGGGCAGCAGCGAAGAACTACCCATGGGTGACGGTCGTCGTGCAGCCGGCCCAGTACGGGGAAGTCATTGCACTACTCCGTGAACACGGGGAGGTCCCCGAGTCTGTGCGCCGGCGCTACGCAGCGGAGGCCTTTGCCCGAACAGCCGCTTACGATGCTACGGTGGCTGCAGCCCTGCGGGCCGACGGGGATACTCCACAGTGGTGGGTTCAAGTCCTCCCGCTGGCACAGGAGCTCCGCTACGGGGAGAATCCCCACCAGCGTGGCTGGCTCTACGGCAGCGATTACGGCCGCTGCTTCCAACAGCTCCATGGCAAAGAGCTCTCGTACAACAACGTGCTGGATGCGGACGCTGCTGTGCGACTCATCCTCGAGTTTGAGGCCCCCACAGTGGCCATCCTCAAGCACACAGCACCTTGCGGAGTTGGAAGTGACGAGGACTTGGTGAAAGCCTGGGAGAAGGCCTGGGCATCCGATCCGATTTCGCCGTTCGGTGGGGTTGTTGTGGTCAACCGTCCATTGGGCGCGGAGTTAGCAGAGCGGTTAGCGTCTGTGTTCTTAGAGCAAGTGCTGGCACCGGACTTCTCCGAAGAGGCTCTGGCACTACTCCAGCGCAAGCGGAATCTCCGGCTCCTCCGCTACAACGAGCCCTTACTGCGGCAGCAGTGGGAGCAAGACTTCCGGAGCATCCTTGGGGGTGTGCTCGTCCAGACGTCGGATGTTGCCGTGCCTCTGCGGACTGAGGAGTGGCAGGTGGTGACGCAACGAGAACCTACGCCAGCGGAATGGGAGGCTCTCCGCTTCGCTTGGCGTGTCGTCAAGCATGTGAAGTCGAACGCCATAGTCTTCGCAGGTCCCGATCGGACGCTAGCAATCGGCGGGGGACAGCCGTCGCGGCTGGATGCTGTTCGAGTGGCCGTGCGTAAAGCGCGAGAGAGTGGACCATCGCTCAGCGGGTCTGTGGTTGCTTCTGATGCCTTCTTCCCCTTCCCGGATGCGGTGGAGGAGGCGATTGCTGCGGGGGCAACAGCAGTAGTTCAGCCTGGCGGGTCGGTACGTGATGCGGAGGTCATCGCCGCGGCCGATGCCCACGGCGTTGCCATGGTCTTCACAGGTACGCGCCACTTCCGACACTGAACGACTACTCCCAGCGGTAGCGTTCCAGCGAAAAGCTCTCGCCAAGGTAGAGGCGGCGCACGTCGGGATGGGCAGCAATTTCTTCCGCCGTTCCAGCGTAGAAGATGGAGCCGTCGATGAGGATATAGGCCCGGTCCGTGATGGAGAGCGTTTCGTGGACGTTGTGGTCTGTGATGAGCACGCCGATACGACGCTCCTTCAAGCGGCGGACGAGGCGCATGAGATCTTCGACGGCCAGCGGATCTATGCCGGCAAAGGGCTCGTCCAGCAGGATGAACTTGGGATCAGACGCTAGAGCGCGAGCAATCTCGCAACGTCGGCGTTCTCCGCCGGAGAGCATGTAGCCTTTCCGATGTCGGATGTGGGTAATCCCGAACTCTTCCAGGAGCTGCTCCAAGCGTCGGCGCTGTTCGGGACTTGGGAGACGGCGGAGCTGGAGGATGGCTCGGATGTTTTCTTCTACCGTCAAACGCCGGAAGACCGAGGGTTCCTGCGGCAGGTAGCTAATCCCCAAGCGAGCACGGCGGTACATTGGCATGTGGGTAAGCTCCTGCGAGTCCAAGAAGATGCGCCCGGCCGTCGGAGAAATCATCCCGACGAGCATGTAGAACGTCGTTGTCTTGCCTGCTCCGTTTGGGCCCAGGAGTCCAACGACCTCCCCCTGCCGGACTTCCAGCGAGACGTTACGGACAACCAGGCGTCGGCGATACGCCTTGGCTAAGCCCTCGCACCGTAGGGAGCTTATCATGAGCGGCGCCTGCCGACGACCAATTCAACTGTCCTCTCCCGCCCGTCGCGCAGGATGGTGATTCGCAGGCGCTGTCCAACCATCGTGTCAGCCAACAGCAGGTTGGCATCGTCGCTATCGCGGATACGGGTGCCGTCTATGGCCGTAATGATGTCTCCTGGCTCAATCCCCGCATTGTCGGCCGGGGAGCCCCGGCGGACGCTGACGACGAGGGCACCGTATGACAGCTTTCCTACATCGAACTGCTCAGGATCGCCCAAGCGGATACCAATATCTACGTCGCGGTCGATATGCCCATCGGCGTGTAGGCGCTCGATGATGCGCTTGACGCGATTGATGGGGATAGCAAAGCCAATTCCGATACTACCTGCGCCTTGCCAGTTCTGAGCCGTTGAGATGATCGCCGCATTGACCCCCACAACCTCTCCGAGGGCGTTGACGAGCGGGCCTCCGGAATTGCCGGAGCTAATGGCAGCGTCGGTCTGGATCATGCCGCGGTAGACCCGCCCACCCTGCCGAAAGTTGACTCCAACGTTGCTGACTACCCCGACGGTGACAGTTGGCTTTGCGTTGAGGTCAAACAGTCCAAAGGGGTTCCCGAGAGCGATGACCCACTCGCCAACAATCACGGAGTCGGAGTTGCCGAGCCGCAGGTATGGGAACTGGCGGGGCTTCGATGAACGGAGCTTCAGCAGTGCGATGTCGCTGACGGGATCGGAGCCGACGAGCTCAGCATCGTAGTGCTCGCCTCCAACCAGGGTCACCGTGATCTTTGTCGGGCGTTCGCCGACGACGTGCTGATTGGTCACAACGTAGCCGTCGGGGGAGATGAGGAATCCAGAGCCTAAGTTCCGGATCGTGTAGCGCTGACGGTACTCACGTGGCTCGCCGAAGAAAAAGCGGAAGATCGGGTCGTCGTAGAACCACGAGCTGAAGGGGTCGCGGTAGACGACCTCACGCTCGTCTATCACAGTGATGCCTACGACGGCAGGACTACAGAGGTGGACAGCACGGGTGATGGCATTCGTTCGCGTGCCAGTGAGAGTTGCAGTGAGCAGGTGTCGGAGGCTGTCAGGAGGATTCTGGCTCTCTTCATACAACCGCTCCCCTCGGCCTCCGGAACAGTTCAGGCCGAGGAAGAGCAGGGATGTAA from Candidatus Kapaibacterium sp. includes:
- a CDS encoding DUF3109 family protein; the encoded protein is MKQSGFIPIGDVLVQSSIAGLPFACDVERCRGACCTVSGSLGAPLLEEEVPIVESLVPLLLPRLPAETQRVLQESGAVVRQEGQFYTRCVGEGACVFVVWERGIARCAIEQAYEEGLSSFRKPLSCHLFPLRLRQRHGQRYLVAEPFEECAPAYDHGRRCGTTVVVSVAEALERAFGREWCERLRQVLVEAAAS
- the lptB gene encoding LPS export ABC transporter ATP-binding protein, whose amino-acid sequence is MISSLRCEGLAKAYRRRLVVRNVSLEVRQGEVVGLLGPNGAGKTTTFYMLVGMISPTAGRIFLDSQELTHMPMYRRARLGISYLPQEPSVFRRLTVEENIRAILQLRRLPSPEQRRRLEQLLEEFGITHIRHRKGYMLSGGERRRCEIARALASDPKFILLDEPFAGIDPLAVEDLMRLVRRLKERRIGVLITDHNVHETLSITDRAYILIDGSIFYAGTAEEIAAHPDVRRLYLGESFSLERYRWE
- a CDS encoding heavy metal sensor histidine kinase; this translates as MIGQRLSLRARLTLWYGAVVAAVLIGFGLFWYWSVRQELYSSLRHSLEQVARSVGVLLERAEEQAGRRLRPPRHGRLLPLWEQMLFARPVRRFVGPLPSDTLMGAESQVWGAIYQYVLLNPRSYVLQVADTAGRILWRSENLLGDSLPVLAGMTVGEQQYRHFALRGEPVELLVHHTRLAQIAVGYSVREIESVLQRLAVTLLWALPLVLSVSAFGGWLLARASLRPVEQMRRTAESITARNLSLRIPEPPTKDELAHLARTLNQMIARLEASFAQIRQFTADVSHELRTPLTILIGELELALRSRKRPEEYERVLSSVLEEVLRLHRIVETLLELARAESGQVQLERRRVDLGAIVREIAEDIEPLARDRGLSIATEVAQECYVFGDALRLRQAVLNVVDNALKYTPAGGRVTLRVASEAETVVAEVADTGIGIPEEELPQIFERFYRVEKSRTRSHSSDGVGLGLAIVRWIVEAHGGTVEVESAVGQGTRFRFRFPRYEGQDAGQ
- a CDS encoding trypsin-like peptidase domain-containing protein, with the protein product MLTSLLFLGLNCSGGRGERLYEESQNPPDSLRHLLTATLTGTRTNAITRAVHLCSPAVVGITVIDEREVVYRDPFSSWFYDDPIFRFFFGEPREYRQRYTIRNLGSGFLISPDGYVVTNQHVVGERPTKITVTLVGGEHYDAELVGSDPVSDIALLKLRSSKPRQFPYLRLGNSDSVIVGEWVIALGNPFGLFDLNAKPTVTVGVVSNVGVNFRQGGRVYRGMIQTDAAISSGNSGGPLVNALGEVVGVNAAIISTAQNWQGAGSIGIGFAIPINRVKRIIERLHADGHIDRDVDIGIRLGDPEQFDVGKLSYGALVVSVRRGSPADNAGIEPGDIITAIDGTRIRDSDDANLLLADTMVGQRLRITILRDGRERTVELVVGRRRS
- a CDS encoding YihY/virulence factor BrkB family protein — encoded protein: MQASRGWQPLWGSLRWLVWIGDTVGQRLAQQHLFLLAAGIAFNAALCFIPLGMVALWLFAGFVKPEVVEEAFNRVLVLPWMPSARLQSLMESVVEQLEVFVQRRAAVGVFGIVALLWTASALLQSLRTGLHAALRLPPKPQRALGLWSRLRDMLLTVVLLLLSLLLSAVLVGWGMVIAWGAELLPPQWYEVVQGAWSAATSVLLEALLFWFVFRFVPTPAPPGRVIWRAMLVAVVMTELLRVGYGWYLENLAPWGWIYGAYAALVSLVVWAYAIAFVMLFAAVVASVLVEGR
- a CDS encoding 7-carboxy-7-deazaguanine synthase QueE; the encoded protein is MLRQPTREAVEAIDPVRERFHVSEIFHSIQGEGSRSGMPCVFVRLQGCKLRCVWCDTPYALDRRDGGQWMTGEEILRSVQAYGCRFVEFTGGEPLEQWGSFGLMRLLCDEGYTVAVETGGHISIEPLDERVIGIVDVKCPSSRMTPLMYWRNLELLRPHDEVKFVIADRQDYEFARQVIEQYRLPERTAAVLFSPAFGLISPRQLAEWILQDRLPVRLQLQLHKYIWDPHQRGV
- the purH gene encoding bifunctional phosphoribosylaminoimidazolecarboxamide formyltransferase/IMP cyclohydrolase, producing MKVRRALLSAWRKDELVEFARQLSQLGVELLASDGTAQVLRSAGIPVQAVSELTGFPPILDGRVKTLHPLIHAALLARRDVPEHMEQLRRFGVEPIDLVAVDFYPFEQALDSSELDAGMLELIDIGGPALVRAAAKNYPWVTVVVQPAQYGEVIALLREHGEVPESVRRRYAAEAFARTAAYDATVAAALRADGDTPQWWVQVLPLAQELRYGENPHQRGWLYGSDYGRCFQQLHGKELSYNNVLDADAAVRLILEFEAPTVAILKHTAPCGVGSDEDLVKAWEKAWASDPISPFGGVVVVNRPLGAELAERLASVFLEQVLAPDFSEEALALLQRKRNLRLLRYNEPLLRQQWEQDFRSILGGVLVQTSDVAVPLRTEEWQVVTQREPTPAEWEALRFAWRVVKHVKSNAIVFAGPDRTLAIGGGQPSRLDAVRVAVRKARESGPSLSGSVVASDAFFPFPDAVEEAIAAGATAVVQPGGSVRDAEVIAAADAHGVAMVFTGTRHFRH
- a CDS encoding MFS transporter encodes the protein MEHHPRKARQRAVAILFGAVLVNLIGFGIIIPLLPFYGQRFGASELEIGALFASFSIAQVLSSPLWGALSDRYGRKPFLFLALVGAAVGYVIMALAPSLEWLFVARLVDGAFGGIITTVRAYLADVLEESERARGFGLIGAAFGIGFVVGPLLGSALAAWGLSAPAWAAAALSFIAALWVAMGLPEPARHRTRSVGSFGEGFRRLWGHQMVRPFLLFDFLLWSSQAVYQTSFALLVHRRFGLTEQHVGYLVAFAGALGVLTQVAIVGPVARRLGDGNAFWVGSLLAAVGLGTAVLAPSVPLFMLCVVPAALGSGMAIPTLLSVLSRVTPSAYQGSLQGVTTSLEGLARILGPLWGNGSMALSPLLSFGSAAVVLAAVGLAAIPYVQRLPQVHESSQGSAERMAER
- a CDS encoding ATP-binding protein; this translates as MKSFGGFWQRRGWGLALWWTGISSVAAVAGTWSGWASFALIGVGLAGSGILLRVWQRRFQQEVTLWAYEVAERLQRLSSGIFSVRFLGAEFPAEIRLLAERLSGLAEAVETELGRVRKLERVRSDFLGNVSHELRNPLFALRGYLETLAEAPPEDATTVHQFAQKALQYAQRLENLLARLMEISQIETGAVRMRLRTFSVTELAKEVVEMFAEQATQRQVQLHVEAPSEPVEVVADRDRIEQVLSNLVENAIKYNRPGGSVHVRIRPEGKRVRVEVADTGIGIPPEHQERVFERFYRVRHAEASAVEGSGLGLAIVKHILEAHQAPYELESQPGVGTTVRFWLRS